One segment of Eschrichtius robustus isolate mEscRob2 chromosome 3, mEscRob2.pri, whole genome shotgun sequence DNA contains the following:
- the RBM15 gene encoding RNA-binding protein 15 → MKTAGRDPLPRRSPRWRRAVPLCETSAGRRVNQFRGEDLRRPATMKGKERSPVKPKRSRGGEDSTSRGERSKKLGGSGGSNGSSSGKTDGGGGSRRSLHLDKSSSRGGSREYDTGGGSSSSRLHSYSSPSTKNSSGGGESRSSSRGGGGESRSSGAASSAPGGGDGGEYKTLKISELGSQLSDEAVEDGLFHEFKRFGDVSVKISHLSGSGSGDERVAFVNFRRPEDARAAKHARGRLVLYDRPLKIEAVYVSRRRSRSPLDKDSYPPSASVVGSSVGGHRHPPGGGGGGQRSLSPGGAALGYRDYRLQQLALGRLPPPPPPPLPRDLERERDYSFYERVRPAYSLEPRVGAGAGAAPFREVDEISPEDDQRANRTLFLGNLDITVTESDLRRAFDRFGVITEVDIKRPSRGQTSTYGFLKFENLDMSHRAKLAMSGKIIIRNPIKIGYGKATPTTRLWVGGLGPWVPLAALAREFDRFGTIRTIDYRKGDSWAYIQYESLDAAHAAWTHMRGFPLGGPDRRLRVDFADTEHRYQQQYLQPLPLTHYELVTDAFGHRAPDPLRGARDRTPPLLYRDRDRDLYPDSDWVPPPPPVRERSTRTAATAVPAYEPLDSLDRRRDGWSLDRDRGDRDLPSSRDQPRKRRLPEESGGRHLDRSPESDRPRKRHCAPSPDRSPELSSSRDRYNSDNDRSSRLLLERPSPIRDRRGSLEKSQGDKRDRKNSASAERDRKHRTAASTEGKSPLKKEDRSDGSAPSTSTASSKLKSPSQKQDGGTAPAAAASPKLCLAWQGMLLLKNSNFPSNMHLLQGDLQVASSLLVEGSTGGKVAQLKITQRLRLDQPKLDEVTRRIKVAGPNGYAILLAVPGSSDSRSSSSSATSDTATSTQRPLRNLVSYLKQKQAAGVISLPVGGNKDKENTGVLHAFPPCEFSQQFLDSPAKALAKSEEDYLVMIIVRAKLVNNG, encoded by the exons ATGAAGACTGCGGGGCGGGACCCTCTGCCGCGGCGGAGTCCAAGATGGCGGCGTGCGGTTCCGCTGTGTGAAACGAGCGCGGGGCGGCGGGTTAATCAGTTCCGCGGAGAAGACCTCCGACGACCCGCTACAATGAAGGGAAAAGAGCGCTCCCCAGTCAAGCCGAAACGCTCCCGTGGTGGTGAGGACTCGACTTCCCGCGGGGAGCGGAGCAAGAAGTTAGGGGGCTCTGGTGGCAGCAATGGGAGCAGCAGCGGAAAGACCGACGGCGGCGGCGGGTCGCGGCGCAGCCTTCATCTGGACAAGTCTAGCAGCCGAGGTGGTAGCCGAGAGTACGACACCGGTGGGGGCAGCTCCAGTAGCCGCTTGCATAGTTACAGCTCCCCAAGCACCAAAAATTCCTCGGGCGGGGGCGAGTCGCGCAGCAGCTCCCGGGGTGGAGGCGGGGAGTCACGTTCCTCTGGGGCCGCCTCTTCAGCTCCTGGCGGCGGGGACGGCGGGGAATACAAGACATTGAAGATAAGCGAGTTGGGGTCTCAGCTGAGTGACGAAGCGGTGGAGGACGGACTGTTTCACGAGTTCAAACGCTTCGGTGATGTAAGTGTCAAAATCAGTCATCTCTCGGGTTCTGGCAGCGGGGATGAGCGAGTAGCCTTTGTGAACTTCCGGCGGCCAGAGGACGCGCGGGCGGCCAAGCATGCCAGAGGGCGTCTAGTGCTCTATGACCGGCCCCTGAAGATAGAAGCTGTGTATGTGAGCCGGCGCCGCAGCCGCTCCCCTTTAGACAAAGATTCTTATCCTCCATCAGCCAGTGTTGTCGGGTCCTCTGTAGGTGGTCACCGGCACCcccctggaggaggtggtggaggcCAGAGATCActttcccctggtggcgcagcctTGGGATACAGAGACTACCGGTTGCAGCAGTTGGCTCTTGGCCGCCTGCCCCCTCCACCTCCGCCACCATTGCCCCGAGACCTGGAGAGAGAGCGAGACTACTCGTTCTATGAGAGAGTACGCCCAGCCTACAGTCTTGAGCCAAGGGTGGGAGCTGGAGCAGGTGCTGCTCCTTTCAGAGAAGTGGATGAGATCTCACCCGAGGATGATCAGCGCGCTAACCGGACGCTTTTCTTGGGCAACCTAGACATCACTGTGACAGAGAGTGATCTAAGAAGGGCTTTTGACCGTTTCGGAGTCATCACAGAAGTAGATATCAAGAGGCCTTCTCGGGGCCAGACCAGTACCTATGGCTTTCTCAAATTTGAGAACCTAGACATGTCTCACCGGGCCAAACTAGCAATGTCTGGCAAAATTATAATTCGGAATCCTATCAAAATTGGTTATGGCAAAGCTACACCCACCACCCGCCTCTGGGTAGGTGGCCTGGGTCCTTGGGTGCCTCTTGCTGCCCTGGCACGGGAGTTTGACCGATTTGGCACCATACGCACCATTGACTACCGCAAAGGTGATAGTTGGGCGTATATCCAGTACGAAAGCCTGGATGCGGCTCATGCTGCCTGGACCCATATGCGGGGCTTCCCCCTTGGTGGCCCAGATCGTCGCCTTAGAGTAGACTTTGCAGACACAGAACATCGTTACCAGCAGCAATATCTGCAGCCTCTGCCCTTAACTCATTATGAACTGGTGACAGATGCTTTTGGACACCGGGCACCTGACCCTTTGAGGGGTGCTCGGGACAGGACACCACCGTTACTATACAGAGATCGTGATAGGGACCTTTATCCTGACTCCGATTGGgtgccacccccgcccccagttcGTGAACGCAGCACTCGGACTGCAGCTACTGCTGTGCCTGCTTATGAGCCACTGGATAGCCTGGATCGCAGGCGGGATGGCTGGTCCTTGGACCGGGACAGAGGTGATCGAGATCTGCCCAGCAGCAGAGACCAACCTAGGAAGCGAAGGCTGCCTGAGGAGAGCGGGGGACGGCATCTGGATAGGTCCCCGGAGAGTGACCGACCACGAAAACGTCATTGCGCACCTTCTCCTGACCGCAGTCCAGAATTGAGCAGTAGCCGGGATCGCTACAACAGTGACAATGATCGATCTTCCCGTCTTCTCTTGGAAAGGCCGTCTCCAATCAGAGACCGACGAGGTAGTTTGGAGAAGAGCCAGGGTGACAAGCGAGACCGTAAAAACTCTGCATCAGCTGAACGGGATAGGAAGCACCGGACAGCTGCTTCCACTGAGGGAAAAAGCCCTCTGAAAAAAGAAGACCGGTCTGATGGGAGTGCACCCAGCACCAGCACTGCTTCATCGAAGCTGAAGTCCCCTTCCCAGAAACAGGATGGTGGGACAGCCCCTGCAGCAGCAGCCTCTCCCAAACTCTGTTTGGCCTGGCAGGGCATGCTTCTGTTGAAGAACAGCAACTTTCCTTCCAACATGCATCTGTTGCAGGGCGACCTCCAGGTGGCTAGTAGTCTTCTTGTGGAGGGCTCAACTGGAGGCAAAGTGGCCCAGCTCAAGATCACTCAGCGTCTTCGTTTGGACCAGCCCAAGTTGGATGAAGTAACTCGACGCATCAAAGTGGCAGGGCCCAATGGTTATGCTATTCTTCTGGCTGTGCCTGGAAGTTCTGATAGCAGGTCCTCCTCTTCCTCGGCCACCTCAGACACTGCCACCTCTACTCAGAGGCCACTTAGGAACCTCGTGTCCTATTTAAAGCAAAAGCAGGCCGCTGGGGTGATCAGCCTCCCTGTGGGGGGCAACAAAGACAAGGAAAACACCGGAGTCCTTCATGCCTTCCCACCCTGTGAGTTCTCCCAGCAGTTCCTGGATTCCCCTGCCAAGGCACTGGCCAAATCAGAAGAAGATTACCTGGTCATGATCATTGTCCGTG CAAAACTGGTGAACAACGGATGA